One stretch of Hevea brasiliensis isolate MT/VB/25A 57/8 chromosome 12, ASM3005281v1, whole genome shotgun sequence DNA includes these proteins:
- the LOC110640442 gene encoding defensin-like protein produces the protein MDAYPHPIELSTLSLSVAVCDMKHSTRLFSALSFLLLLLVATEMGPMMAEGRTCESQSHKFKGICLSDTNCASVCKTEGFTGGDCKGARRRCFCTKKCT, from the exons ATGGATGCATATCCCCACCCCATTGAACTATCTACTCTATCTCTTTCTGTGGCTGTGTGCGACATGAAGCATTCTACGCGTCTATTTTCAGCACTTTCCTTCCTCCTCCTGCTGCTTGTGGCCACTG AGATGGGGCCAATGATGGCGGAGGGCAGAACATGCGAATCTCAAAGCCATAAGTTCAAGGGAATATGTTTGAGCGACACTAACTGCGCTTCCGTTTGCAAAACGGAAGGGTTCACTGGAGGAGACTGTAAAGGTGCACGTCGTCGCTGCTTCTGCACTAAGAAATGTACCTAG